The following proteins come from a genomic window of Flavobacterium eburneipallidum:
- a CDS encoding WbqC family protein has translation MNILIHPTYFPSISHFVAMAQADSITFEMEDNFQKQTNRNRTYIYSPNGIQLLNIPVKHSKESHQKTKDVKIEMDFDWQKQHFKSLEAAYRSSPFFEYFEDDIYPIFEKKHIFLMDLNFEVLDIVTKCLRMKLEYTTTTEYFHEVNPDVADFRFLANGKKDNSQFEVYPQVFEEKAGFLNNLNILDLLFNEGKFAMDYLKSQPLIVK, from the coding sequence ATGAACATTCTTATTCACCCTACTTACTTTCCTTCGATTAGTCATTTTGTGGCTATGGCTCAAGCGGACAGTATTACGTTTGAAATGGAAGATAATTTTCAGAAACAAACCAATAGAAACAGGACTTATATCTACAGTCCCAATGGGATTCAGTTATTGAATATTCCTGTAAAACATTCGAAAGAAAGCCATCAAAAGACAAAAGATGTTAAAATAGAAATGGATTTTGATTGGCAAAAACAACATTTCAAATCACTAGAAGCGGCTTACAGAAGTTCTCCTTTTTTCGAATATTTTGAAGATGATATTTACCCTATTTTCGAGAAGAAACACATTTTTTTGATGGATTTGAATTTTGAAGTTTTGGATATTGTTACCAAATGTTTGCGAATGAAATTGGAATACACCACTACAACCGAATATTTTCACGAAGTAAATCCTGATGTTGCCGATTTTAGATTCTTGGCAAACGGAAAAAAAGACAACTCCCAATTTGAAGTTTATCCACAAGTATTTGAGGAAAAAGCAGGTTTTTTAAACAACTTGAATATTCTGGATTTGCTGTTCAATGAAGGGAAATTTGCCATGGATTATTTGAAAAGTCAGCCTTTAATTGTAAAATAA
- a CDS encoding bestrophin family protein, producing the protein MLLKKRIPIKYVLGKIKVELALVLAYTIIFEIFHHYFINLPVDIPIAIPTMIGTIISLLLAFKSNQAYDRWWEARIVWGAIVNDSRTLIRQVMTFYKDPDFSVEANDFKETFTKRQIAWCYSLGQSLRKKDAIKPLKEFMSEEEIKYVKNHQNVPNAILILHARDLRNARNDKRINMYQQVEIDNTISRLCDHMGKCERIKNTIFPTTYSLYIRLTLCLFILLLPFGLTSVLSWFAIPLITAISAAFVLIEKMAIHLQDPFENRPTDTPVTAIANTIEKNLMQMVNEYRSEYSFDTELENKKDTKVVENDHYFVL; encoded by the coding sequence ATGTTATTAAAGAAAAGAATTCCCATTAAATATGTTCTCGGAAAAATTAAGGTAGAGCTGGCTCTTGTATTAGCTTATACTATAATATTCGAAATTTTTCATCATTATTTCATCAACCTTCCAGTTGATATTCCAATAGCGATTCCAACCATGATTGGAACCATTATTTCATTATTATTGGCTTTCAAATCCAATCAGGCCTATGACCGTTGGTGGGAAGCACGAATTGTTTGGGGTGCGATTGTAAATGATTCTCGAACCTTAATTCGTCAAGTAATGACTTTCTATAAAGATCCAGATTTTTCTGTTGAAGCCAATGACTTTAAAGAAACTTTTACTAAAAGACAAATAGCTTGGTGTTATAGTTTGGGGCAATCCCTTCGGAAAAAAGATGCGATAAAACCGCTCAAAGAGTTTATGAGCGAAGAGGAAATTAAATATGTTAAGAATCATCAAAACGTGCCTAATGCTATTTTAATTTTGCATGCTCGCGATCTTCGAAATGCTCGAAATGATAAACGAATCAATATGTATCAGCAAGTAGAAATTGACAATACAATCTCCAGATTGTGTGATCACATGGGGAAATGCGAAAGAATTAAAAACACGATTTTTCCAACAACCTATAGTTTGTACATCCGATTGACTTTGTGTTTGTTTATTTTATTATTGCCTTTTGGATTAACAAGTGTCTTGAGCTGGTTCGCTATTCCGTTGATTACAGCCATTTCGGCAGCTTTCGTTTTAATTGAGAAAATGGCAATTCATTTGCAAGATCCTTTCGAAAACAGACCAACCGATACGCCTGTTACCGCAATTGCCAATACGATTGAAAAAAATCTAATGCAAATGGTCAACGAATACCGAAGTGAGTATTCTTTTGATACTGAATTGGAGAATAAAAAAGACACAAAAGTAGTAGAGAACGATCATTATTTTGTGTTGTAA
- a CDS encoding HAMP domain-containing sensor histidine kinase — protein MDIRKKITVTYVALSCFSTLLLSVIVFVLFRENNRYHFLKRLDDRSKIVASIHFQYDPEKIKYYSNLKKNGLEELIEEEEYVLKINSANSFDYNTKLNLPNEFYSNILKTGKDYFEVNSKYYLGQVFTEGNQKYIVIVGARDRRGKTTTVYIVKILFFGGIGFIVLAFFLGRFLAKRVINPVARITNEVKRISASNLHNRLPELKNSDEISDLTATFNNMLDRLETSFEIQANFINNASHELKTPITTIIAEAEIMLLKERPVPEYVQSLENIYSQASRLGNLTESLLKLTQTGYDGKKQVLDIARIDELLMDVKSDIDKLFPNNRVSVKLNFAPQDSNLLLIPCNKPLLELAINNIIANGVKYSDNNEVFVSLSANQDQIKISINDIGIGIPPEDIPHLYEPFFRGKIAAKYIGYGLGLPLAMKIIRMHDGELQVQSEENKGTIVTIVFKKSNIKNSNVES, from the coding sequence ATGGATATTAGAAAAAAAATAACGGTTACTTATGTAGCACTTTCTTGCTTTAGTACGTTGTTATTAAGTGTTATAGTATTTGTTTTGTTTAGAGAAAATAATCGATATCATTTTTTGAAAAGACTTGACGATCGATCTAAAATTGTAGCTTCTATTCACTTTCAGTATGATCCTGAAAAAATAAAATATTACAGTAATTTAAAGAAAAACGGTTTAGAAGAACTAATTGAAGAAGAAGAATATGTTCTTAAAATAAACAGTGCCAATAGTTTTGATTATAACACTAAATTAAATCTTCCAAATGAGTTTTATTCTAATATTTTAAAAACAGGAAAAGATTATTTTGAAGTTAACAGCAAGTACTATTTAGGTCAGGTTTTTACAGAAGGGAATCAAAAATATATTGTAATTGTTGGTGCACGTGACCGAAGAGGAAAAACAACAACCGTTTACATCGTGAAAATATTATTCTTTGGTGGTATCGGATTCATAGTACTGGCTTTCTTTTTAGGTCGCTTTTTAGCAAAACGAGTCATTAATCCTGTAGCGAGAATCACTAATGAGGTAAAAAGAATTAGTGCTTCCAACCTCCATAACCGACTTCCAGAGCTTAAGAATTCTGATGAAATATCCGATCTAACGGCTACTTTTAATAATATGTTGGATCGTTTGGAAACTTCATTCGAAATTCAGGCTAATTTTATAAATAATGCTTCACACGAACTCAAAACGCCAATTACCACCATTATTGCCGAGGCTGAAATTATGCTTCTCAAAGAAAGACCTGTGCCAGAATACGTGCAGTCTTTAGAGAATATTTACAGTCAGGCATCACGATTAGGAAATCTTACCGAGAGTTTGTTGAAGCTAACCCAAACTGGTTATGACGGCAAAAAACAAGTGCTGGATATTGCCAGAATTGATGAACTATTGATGGATGTAAAATCCGATATTGATAAATTATTCCCTAATAATAGAGTGAGTGTCAAACTTAACTTTGCTCCACAGGATTCTAATTTACTATTAATTCCATGCAACAAACCTTTACTGGAATTAGCTATTAATAATATCATTGCTAATGGTGTGAAATATTCCGATAATAATGAGGTGTTTGTGTCATTATCCGCTAATCAGGACCAAATTAAAATTTCAATAAACGATATCGGAATAGGAATTCCACCCGAGGATATTCCACATTTATATGAGCCTTTCTTTAGAGGAAAAATTGCTGCAAAATATATAGGTTACGGTTTGGGATTGCCTTTGGCGATGAAAATTATCCGAATGCACGACGGAGAACTACAAGTGCAATCTGAAGAAAACAAAGGAACTATCGTTACTATTGTTTTCAAGAAATCTAACATTAAAAATTCTAATGTTGAATCTTAA
- a CDS encoding NYN domain-containing protein has translation MSQTPKELKLAVLIDADNVPYSNVKGMMEEIAKYGTPTTKRIYADWTKPNANGWKSVLLEHAITPIQQYSYTVGKNSSDSALIIDAMDLLYSDKLDGFCIVSSDSDFTRLAIRLRESGMKVIGIGEKKTPSAFIAACDRFVFIEVLDGAIKKTRKIANVQSKLPKPATTPASEPKKLVEKEAPSKIDNQTIELIEDTLEAIGDEDGWAFLGDVGNLIVKKKPEFDPRNYGFSKLTPMLKSLTDILEIDERESDKKGIKHVYVRLRYS, from the coding sequence ATGTCACAAACTCCCAAAGAATTAAAACTAGCCGTTCTCATTGATGCCGACAACGTTCCGTACAGCAATGTCAAAGGAATGATGGAAGAAATAGCCAAATACGGAACTCCAACAACCAAACGCATTTACGCCGATTGGACAAAACCGAATGCCAATGGCTGGAAATCAGTTTTACTGGAACACGCCATTACCCCAATTCAACAATACAGTTACACGGTGGGTAAAAATTCTTCGGATTCAGCGTTGATTATTGATGCCATGGATTTATTGTATTCGGATAAATTAGATGGTTTTTGTATTGTTTCTAGTGATAGTGATTTTACCAGATTGGCTATTCGTTTGAGAGAATCGGGAATGAAAGTCATTGGCATTGGCGAAAAGAAAACGCCAAGTGCTTTTATCGCTGCTTGCGACCGTTTTGTATTTATCGAAGTTTTGGACGGTGCTATCAAAAAGACACGAAAAATAGCTAATGTTCAAAGTAAATTACCAAAACCAGCTACAACTCCTGCATCTGAACCTAAAAAACTGGTAGAAAAAGAAGCTCCAAGCAAAATCGACAATCAAACCATTGAACTTATTGAAGACACTCTCGAAGCGATTGGCGATGAAGACGGCTGGGCATTCCTTGGCGATGTAGGCAACCTCATCGTGAAGAAAAAACCCGAATTTGATCCTAGAAATTATGGTTTTTCAAAACTAACTCCGATGCTAAAATCCCTAACTGACATTCTCGAAATTGACGAAAGAGAATCGGACAAAAAAGGAATCAAACACGTGTATGTTAGGCTTCGTTACAGTTAG
- the lepB gene encoding signal peptidase I, translating to MTAFQWFVFFLILQVIHFLGTWKLYEAAGRKRWEAAIPVYNSIVLMKIIGRPTWWTLLLFIPIINLIMFAVIWVETLRSFGKRSYLDTFLGLITFGFYIYYVNYTQKLNYVADRKLNEENQAGSTVSSLLFAIIVATLVHTYVVQPFTIPTSSLEKSLLVGDFLFVSKMNYGPRVPMTTVALPMVHDSIPMTKKKSYLSWPQLPYLRLPAFEKIKNSDIVVFNWPVDTVYQFRDVSGRHIDKPIDKKSNYVKRCVGIPGDSLAIKDGIVYINGKVLALPERAKPQYSYKLVLDGKTPIDFEFLFKDMDVTDGVNYVSPQKDTVGIAALTAESAARFKNILGIKAVIRNVSHQAETGRHGVFPHTTQWNRDNYGPIYIPQAGKSVALNLNSLPFYSYIITEYEKNKLEIKGSDIYINGEKTNTYTFKQDYYWMMGDNRHNSEDSRYWGYVPADHIVGKPVFIWMSWDTNGKGLGKIRWERMFTTVGGDGQPQSYFKIFLILLAVYFVGEYFWNKRKANKA from the coding sequence ATGACAGCATTTCAATGGTTTGTATTTTTCTTGATTCTTCAAGTAATACATTTTTTAGGAACTTGGAAATTATACGAAGCTGCAGGCAGAAAACGTTGGGAAGCCGCTATTCCTGTATATAATTCTATAGTTTTGATGAAAATTATAGGTCGCCCTACTTGGTGGACACTTTTGCTTTTCATTCCCATTATCAACCTAATTATGTTTGCTGTTATTTGGGTAGAAACGTTGAGAAGCTTTGGAAAACGCTCTTATTTAGATACTTTTTTAGGGTTAATCACTTTTGGTTTTTACATTTATTATGTGAATTATACTCAAAAATTAAACTATGTAGCAGATCGAAAACTGAATGAAGAAAATCAAGCTGGAAGTACAGTAAGTTCGTTATTATTTGCTATTATCGTTGCGACTTTGGTGCATACTTATGTCGTTCAACCGTTTACGATTCCTACTTCTTCATTGGAAAAATCGTTGTTGGTAGGCGACTTTTTGTTTGTAAGCAAAATGAATTATGGTCCAAGAGTTCCCATGACAACTGTGGCTTTACCTATGGTTCATGACTCGATTCCTATGACCAAAAAGAAATCGTATTTGAGCTGGCCTCAACTGCCTTATTTAAGACTACCAGCTTTCGAAAAAATAAAAAATTCTGATATTGTAGTTTTCAATTGGCCAGTAGATACTGTTTATCAATTTAGAGACGTATCCGGAAGACACATTGATAAACCAATTGACAAAAAATCGAATTATGTGAAGCGTTGTGTGGGTATTCCAGGTGATAGTTTAGCGATAAAAGATGGTATCGTTTATATCAACGGAAAAGTATTGGCTTTGCCAGAAAGAGCTAAACCACAATATTCTTATAAATTAGTTTTAGACGGAAAAACTCCAATTGATTTTGAGTTTTTATTCAAAGACATGGATGTTACGGATGGAGTTAATTATGTAAGTCCACAAAAAGATACTGTTGGAATTGCGGCTCTTACTGCTGAAAGTGCAGCACGTTTTAAAAACATTCTTGGCATAAAAGCGGTTATTCGCAATGTATCACATCAGGCTGAAACGGGTAGACATGGCGTTTTTCCTCATACTACACAATGGAATCGAGATAATTATGGACCAATCTACATTCCGCAAGCTGGAAAATCAGTTGCTTTAAACCTAAATTCTTTGCCTTTTTATAGTTATATAATTACCGAATACGAAAAGAACAAATTAGAAATTAAAGGAAGTGACATTTACATCAATGGCGAAAAAACCAACACTTATACTTTCAAACAAGATTATTACTGGATGATGGGAGACAACCGTCACAACTCGGAAGACAGCCGTTATTGGGGTTATGTTCCTGCCGATCACATCGTAGGAAAACCAGTATTCATCTGGATGAGTTGGGATACCAATGGTAAAGGTTTAGGAAAAATTCGTTGGGAAAGAATGTTCACAACCGTTGGTGGCGATGGACAACCGCAATCGTATTTCAAAATTTTCTTGATTCTTTTAGCAGTCTATTTTGTGGGAGAGTATTTTTGGAACAAAAGAAAAGCAAACAAAGCATAA
- a CDS encoding rhomboid family intramembrane serine protease, protein MASIIDDLKMQYKSGGMTQKLIYWNIACFLVSLVFFYQFKFGEFNLPNWIALSSAPSDFIFKPWTFLTYAFFHNGFGHIFFNMIILNFSSQLFLTFFNQKQLLGLYILSAIFAGLIFVLTFYSLNVLTSMVGASGAIMAILVAVTTFQPLMNVRLLLVGNVKLWQITAVILLIDLLQLQLDNSGGHIAHLAGAFFGLVYIKLLQNGTDLSKIVSSVIDFFVNLFKKSPSKPLKTVHRNYKKPTEKPASSRIVTKDKTQQQIDEILDKISRSGYDCLTKEEKEFLFKAGK, encoded by the coding sequence ATGGCAAGTATAATTGACGATTTAAAAATGCAATATAAATCCGGTGGAATGACTCAAAAGTTAATCTACTGGAATATTGCTTGCTTTCTAGTTTCGTTAGTTTTTTTCTACCAATTCAAGTTTGGAGAATTCAATCTGCCTAATTGGATTGCTTTATCTTCGGCACCTTCCGATTTCATTTTTAAGCCATGGACTTTTCTTACCTATGCTTTTTTTCATAATGGATTCGGGCATATTTTCTTCAATATGATTATTTTAAATTTTTCCAGTCAGTTGTTTTTGACTTTTTTCAATCAAAAACAACTGTTGGGATTGTACATATTGTCGGCTATTTTTGCGGGTCTTATTTTTGTTTTGACTTTTTATTCTCTGAATGTATTGACTTCGATGGTTGGTGCATCTGGAGCTATAATGGCCATTTTAGTGGCCGTAACTACTTTTCAACCTTTGATGAATGTTCGATTATTGCTGGTTGGAAATGTCAAACTGTGGCAAATTACAGCTGTAATACTTCTAATTGATTTGTTGCAACTACAATTAGACAATTCGGGCGGTCATATTGCGCATTTGGCGGGTGCTTTTTTTGGTTTGGTGTATATTAAATTATTGCAAAACGGAACCGATTTGAGTAAAATAGTTTCATCTGTAATTGATTTTTTTGTTAATTTGTTCAAGAAATCGCCTTCTAAACCATTAAAAACAGTACACAGGAATTACAAGAAACCAACAGAAAAACCAGCTTCTTCTAGAATTGTGACTAAAGATAAAACGCAACAACAGATAGACGAAATATTAGATAAAATAAGTCGTTCGGGTTATGATTGTTTGACCAAAGAAGAAAAAGAATTTCTGTTCAAAGCTGGGAAGTAA
- a CDS encoding endonuclease/exonuclease/phosphatase family protein yields the protein MKNLSWFNKLMFFLNIVLTVSTFVAYILPFLAPKVFPILSVLTLFMPLFFVLNGLFFVYWGLQFKKRMILSGLVLLMGITFINKFYKFSGKDYPVDDKDFTVMSYNVRLFNVFKWVERDDIPDNILGFINEKNPDILCVQEYSNSANMDLKLYPHRYIFMDGNQIKTGQAIFSKFPIINEGKILFPNSNNNVVFADIKRGTDIIRVYNMHLQSIKISPDVNEIDENIDAINQGGKSQKLLNRISKAFMQQQQQAELFKEHKKDCPYPVIICGDMNNSAFSFVYRDIKGKLKDTFEEAGKGFGATYKFRYYPARIDYIFTDNTMKVKSFENFPDFVNSDHFPIMTRLSME from the coding sequence ATGAAAAACCTTTCGTGGTTTAATAAGCTCATGTTTTTTTTGAATATAGTTCTGACTGTATCGACTTTCGTTGCTTATATTTTGCCTTTTTTGGCTCCTAAAGTTTTTCCAATTCTATCTGTATTGACTTTGTTTATGCCGTTGTTTTTTGTCTTAAATGGACTGTTTTTTGTCTATTGGGGATTACAATTCAAAAAGCGAATGATTCTGTCGGGATTGGTGCTTTTGATGGGGATTACTTTCATTAATAAATTCTATAAATTTTCGGGTAAAGATTATCCTGTAGATGACAAAGATTTTACCGTAATGAGTTACAATGTCCGACTCTTCAATGTGTTCAAATGGGTCGAAAGAGACGATATTCCGGATAATATCTTGGGTTTTATTAATGAAAAAAATCCTGATATATTGTGTGTTCAGGAATATTCAAATTCTGCTAATATGGATTTGAAATTGTATCCACACCGTTATATTTTTATGGACGGGAATCAAATTAAGACTGGTCAAGCCATTTTTTCTAAATTTCCGATTATAAACGAGGGCAAAATTCTTTTTCCAAATTCGAATAATAATGTCGTTTTTGCTGATATTAAACGTGGAACAGACATTATCAGAGTCTATAATATGCACTTGCAATCCATCAAAATTTCGCCAGATGTAAATGAAATTGATGAGAACATTGATGCTATCAATCAAGGTGGCAAATCACAAAAATTGTTGAACAGAATTAGCAAAGCTTTTATGCAGCAACAGCAACAAGCTGAACTATTCAAAGAACATAAAAAAGATTGTCCTTATCCTGTTATTATTTGTGGAGACATGAATAACAGTGCGTTTTCTTTTGTTTACAGAGATATAAAAGGAAAATTAAAAGATACTTTTGAAGAAGCTGGAAAAGGATTTGGAGCCACCTATAAATTCCGATATTATCCTGCCAGAATCGATTATATTTTTACAGATAACACGATGAAAGTCAAAAGTTTTGAAAACTTTCCTGATTTTGTAAATTCAGATCACTTTCCGATTATGACCCGATTATCTATGGAATAA
- a CDS encoding aminotransferase class I/II-fold pyridoxal phosphate-dependent enzyme, protein MVKDLFERIQNNKGPLGKWASQAEGYFVFPKLEGDLGPRMKFQGKEVLNWSLNDYLGLANHPEVRKADADAALEFGAAAPMGARMMSGHTKYHEQLEQELAAFVMKESAYLLNFGYQGMVSIIDALVTRNDVIVYDVDGHACIIDGVRLHSGKRFTYKHNDIESMEKNLQRATKLAAEQGGGILFITEGVFGMRGQQGKLKEIVEMKKKYNFRLLVDDAHGFGTLGKTGAGAGEEQGCQDGIDVYFSTFAKSMANIGAFVAADKDIIDYLKYNLRSQMFAKALPMIQTIGSLKRLQLLRDNPSLKDKLWENVNALQNGLKSKGFNIGDTNTCVTPVYLEGSVPEAMVMVNDLRENYGIFLSIVIYPVIPKGMILLRVIPTAPHTLSDIDETLTAFEAIREKLVNGTYKEIASKTKVDLDA, encoded by the coding sequence ATGGTAAAAGATTTATTCGAAAGAATTCAAAACAATAAAGGGCCTTTAGGGAAATGGGCTTCACAAGCAGAAGGTTATTTTGTTTTTCCAAAGTTGGAAGGCGATTTAGGACCAAGAATGAAATTCCAAGGGAAAGAGGTTTTAAACTGGAGTTTGAACGATTATTTAGGTTTGGCCAATCATCCAGAAGTGCGTAAAGCAGATGCTGATGCAGCTTTAGAATTTGGTGCTGCTGCTCCAATGGGTGCCAGAATGATGTCAGGTCACACCAAATATCACGAACAATTAGAGCAAGAATTAGCTGCTTTTGTAATGAAAGAATCGGCTTATTTGCTGAATTTTGGGTATCAGGGAATGGTGTCTATTATTGATGCTTTGGTGACCCGAAATGATGTAATTGTGTATGATGTAGATGGTCACGCTTGTATTATTGACGGAGTTCGTTTGCATAGTGGCAAGCGTTTTACTTACAAACATAACGACATCGAAAGTATGGAGAAAAACCTGCAGCGTGCTACGAAATTAGCCGCTGAACAAGGTGGAGGAATTCTTTTTATTACCGAAGGTGTTTTTGGAATGCGTGGTCAACAAGGAAAGTTGAAAGAAATTGTAGAAATGAAAAAGAAATACAATTTCCGTTTGTTAGTTGATGATGCACACGGTTTTGGAACTCTAGGGAAAACAGGAGCTGGAGCAGGTGAGGAGCAAGGTTGCCAAGACGGAATTGATGTTTACTTTTCTACATTTGCCAAATCAATGGCGAATATTGGTGCATTCGTAGCGGCTGATAAAGATATTATTGATTATTTAAAATACAACTTGCGTTCTCAAATGTTTGCCAAAGCATTGCCAATGATTCAAACCATTGGTTCATTGAAACGCTTGCAATTGTTGCGTGATAACCCAAGTTTAAAAGACAAATTATGGGAAAACGTAAATGCTTTGCAAAATGGTTTAAAAAGCAAAGGATTTAACATTGGTGACACGAATACTTGCGTTACGCCAGTTTACCTTGAAGGAAGTGTGCCAGAAGCGATGGTAATGGTGAATGATTTAAGAGAAAACTACGGTATTTTCTTGTCGATTGTGATTTATCCAGTTATTCCAAAAGGGATGATTTTATTGCGTGTTATTCCAACAGCTCCACATACATTGTCTGATATTGACGAAACTCTTACCGCTTTTGAAGCGATTCGTGAGAAATTAGTAAACGGGACATATAAAGAAATTGCTTCTAAAACTAAAGTAGATTTGGACGCATAA
- a CDS encoding response regulator transcription factor: MKLLIVEDEPNLLSILRKGFAENNNEVSVALDGTTALEMIHNYTFDVVILDVMLPDINGIEICRRLRASKNFVPVLLLTALGTSENIVTGLNAGADDYLVKPFKFGELDARVNALNRRASQEIEKIDSISIGDLEINARAKTVKRAGESIVLTAKEFKLLYYLAKNKGRIVSRDQILDNVWDINFDMNTNVVDVYITYLRKKIDKPFNTKLIHTMKGLGYVIKS; this comes from the coding sequence ATGAAGTTACTAATTGTAGAGGACGAGCCTAATCTTTTATCCATTTTGCGGAAAGGATTTGCCGAGAATAACAACGAAGTAAGTGTTGCGCTTGACGGTACTACAGCTCTAGAAATGATTCACAATTATACTTTTGATGTGGTTATTTTGGATGTAATGTTGCCCGACATCAACGGAATCGAAATTTGCAGAAGGTTGAGAGCTAGCAAAAATTTTGTTCCTGTTTTATTGCTTACTGCTTTGGGAACTTCAGAGAATATTGTAACAGGTTTGAACGCCGGGGCGGATGATTATTTGGTAAAACCCTTTAAATTTGGAGAACTTGATGCTAGAGTAAATGCTCTAAATCGCAGAGCCAGTCAAGAAATCGAGAAAATAGATTCCATTAGCATTGGTGATTTAGAAATTAATGCTCGAGCAAAAACGGTCAAAAGAGCTGGGGAGTCAATCGTTTTAACCGCCAAAGAATTCAAATTACTCTATTATTTGGCAAAAAATAAAGGTAGAATAGTATCTCGGGATCAAATTTTAGACAATGTTTGGGATATAAATTTTGATATGAATACCAATGTGGTTGATGTTTATATTACCTATTTACGAAAAAAAATTGATAAACCTTTCAATACGAAACTCATTCATACGATGAAAGGTTTGGGTTATGTTATTAAATCTTAA
- a CDS encoding FMN-binding glutamate synthase family protein, producing MRKQIFVVGISLLAISLFFNYYMQTAYLFSVVMVTFIGIGFYNTIQKKHTILRNFPIIGYFRYIFESISPEIQQYFIERSTDGKPFSRNQRSLVYQRAKNIDSNTPFGTQLDLNHTNYEGIKHSMFPAAVNEELPRVLVGGPACKQPYSASLLNISAMSFGSLSENAIVALNKGAQRGKFYHNTGEGGLTEFHQNGADITWQIGTGYFGCRDDRGSFDGGKFAEKANLPEVKMIEIKLSQGAKPGHGGVLPAAKNTEQIAKIRGVQPHTTILSPPCHSAFSDAKGLVEFIDRLRQLSNGKPIGFKLCIGQTNEFEAICHEMIAADCYPDFITVDGAEGGTGAAPLEFSDGVGMPFEPALIFVNKTLVNLNIRDKIRIIGSGKIISGYSILHAIALGADMCNSARGFLFSLGCIQALRCHNNQCPTGVATQDKMLMKGLVVSDKSERVYHFHKNTLHAANELLAAAGKTSFADADINIFMRGDEFSELSNLYFPNNLSNVSSTR from the coding sequence ATGAGAAAACAAATTTTCGTTGTTGGAATTTCATTATTAGCCATATCCTTATTTTTCAATTACTACATGCAAACAGCCTATTTGTTTTCTGTAGTAATGGTTACTTTCATCGGAATTGGATTTTACAATACCATTCAAAAAAAGCACACCATACTCCGAAATTTTCCCATTATTGGCTATTTTAGATACATTTTTGAAAGTATTTCACCAGAAATTCAGCAATATTTTATCGAACGCTCTACAGATGGAAAACCTTTTTCCAGAAACCAACGTTCTTTAGTGTATCAAAGAGCAAAAAACATTGATTCCAATACTCCATTTGGAACACAGTTGGACTTGAATCATACCAATTACGAAGGTATCAAACACTCGATGTTTCCCGCAGCAGTAAATGAAGAATTACCTCGTGTTTTAGTGGGTGGACCAGCTTGTAAACAACCGTATTCAGCTTCTTTATTGAATATTTCAGCGATGAGTTTTGGGTCTTTGAGTGAAAACGCAATTGTTGCTCTGAATAAAGGAGCGCAAAGAGGCAAGTTTTATCACAATACAGGCGAAGGTGGTTTGACCGAATTTCATCAAAATGGTGCTGATATTACTTGGCAAATAGGAACAGGATATTTTGGTTGTCGTGATGACCGAGGTAGTTTTGATGGCGGAAAGTTTGCAGAAAAAGCGAATCTTCCCGAGGTGAAAATGATTGAAATTAAACTCTCTCAAGGTGCAAAACCAGGTCACGGAGGCGTTTTACCAGCAGCTAAAAACACAGAGCAAATTGCCAAAATAAGAGGTGTACAACCGCATACAACTATCCTTTCGCCTCCTTGTCATAGTGCTTTTTCAGATGCTAAAGGATTAGTTGAATTTATTGATCGCTTACGCCAATTGTCTAACGGAAAACCTATTGGATTCAAACTTTGCATTGGTCAAACCAATGAATTCGAAGCGATTTGCCACGAAATGATTGCTGCTGATTGCTATCCTGATTTTATCACCGTAGATGGTGCCGAAGGCGGAACAGGTGCTGCGCCTCTAGAATTTTCAGACGGTGTAGGAATGCCTTTTGAACCTGCCTTGATTTTTGTCAATAAAACATTGGTCAATTTGAATATTCGAGATAAAATAAGAATCATTGGTAGCGGAAAAATCATTTCGGGTTATTCTATTTTGCACGCCATTGCGTTGGGGGCAGATATGTGTAATTCTGCCAGAGGATTTCTGTTTTCGCTGGGGTGCATTCAGGCGTTGCGTTGCCACAACAATCAATGTCCTACTGGTGTAGCGACTCAAGATAAAATGTTGATGAAAGGCTTGGTGGTAAGCGACAAATCGGAACGCGTGTATCATTTTCATAAAAACACTTTGCACGCTGCCAACGAATTATTAGCCGCAGCTGGAAAAACGAGTTTCGCCGATGCGGATATCAATATCTTTATGCGTGGGGATGAATTTAGTGAATTATCTAATTTGTATTTTCCGAATAATTTATCGAATGTGAGTAGTACACGGTAG